GCGCACCGTGGCGATGCGGTCATGCAGCGCATACAGCGGATTGGGGAAGCCATGGCGACGATTGCCCGCGATCAGCACCCATTCGTCCATGTGGTCGGCACCGAAAACCGCACCCTCGACATCCTTCAGGTCCAGCACCAGCAAACCGCGATTGGTAAGCAGCAACACGTCGATATGAATGTGACCGCCAAGGCCATCAGCCAGGAAGAAATCTTCCATCATGTCGTGGGAGATTTCCTTCAGCGCACGGCGAATGCGCTGTGGCGTGCTGCTGTACCAGCGCCAGTAGCGGAAACCCGCGACCAGCAACGCCAGCAGCAGGACCAGGCCAAGGACCAGTTCCTGCCAGCGCACCGGATAGCCTGCGAGGACAAAAAAGACGTTTTCCGTGGACATGAAGCTTGTTGAATCCCCCGAAGTCACTCCCTCAAGCCTGCAAGCTCACGGCACCAGGCTTTCCCGGCCGGGATTCTAACCCAAGGGCGAAGGAACTGCCTGTAAGGATTCTCTATTTTGCGGCACTCGCCGGGGCGTGCCTCAACCGGGCCTGCATGCGCAGGATATCGCCGGTGTAGATGAGCAGCGCCGACCAGATCAGGACAAAGGTCACCCCATGGGCCACGGTAAAGGTCTCCTTGAACAACCAGACAGCCAGCAGGAACTGCATGGTCGGGGCGATGTACTGGAAAAGGCCCATGGTCGACAGTCGCAGGCGCTTCGCTCCGTTGGTGAACCACAGCAGCGGCAAGGCCGTCACGAACGCCGCGGCCAGCAGCATGCCATCGGTGTAGGTGTCTTTCGCCAGGAACAGGCCGCTGCCCTGCTCCGCGAGCCACGCCAGGTAGAGCAAGGCGATGGGGGTCACCAGCAGGGTTTCGACCAGCAGGCCAACCAGCGGGCCGGCCGGTGCCATCTTGCGGACCAGGCCGTAGAACCCGAAGCTGAAGGCCAGCGCCAGTGCCAGCCAGGGCACTTCGCCGTAACTGATCGCAAGATTCAGCGTGCCGCCCACCGCCAGCAACACCGCCAGCCATTGCACGGGTCGCAGCCCTTCTTTCAGGAACAGCATGCCCAGCAGCACGGAAACCAGCGGATTGATGTAGTAGCCGAGGCTGGCCTGCAGGATCTGGCCAGACATGACCGTATAGATGTAAAGGCCCCAGTTGGCGCTGATCAGCAAGGAGGAGACCAGCAGCCAGCGTAGCTGGGAGAAATCCGTGACCAGCGGCCTGATCTCGTGAAAGCGGCCTTTCAGCCACAACAGGATGGCAAGGAAGACCGCCGACCAGACCACCCGGTGCGCCAGCATTTCCAGCGCTGGCACGTAATCGATCGCCTTGAAGTACAACGGCGTGAAGCCCCACAGGCCATAGCACAGCAAGGCATACATCACGCCTGTGCGGGTTTCGTCTTGTGGCTTTCGTAGGGTCATCGGGACTCCCTTTTCGCGGGCGCAGCATACTCCGCTGGCCGCAGCTTCCCAAGTACTGACATGCCTGTACATGCGCAAAAAGCGGGTCTGGGGTTTAACCTGGCCCCCAATAGGACTAAAATAGTCCTCTTTACTGGCGTGAGCACGGATCAAGCCATGTTGCGACTCAGCAAAATGACCGATTACGGCACTGTCGTGCTGGCCCACATGGCCAGGACGCCGGATGCCGTTTTGACCGCGGCCGATGTCGCCGAAGCCACCCGCGTGGCCGCACCGACCGTTTCCAAGCTGCTGAAGCTGCTGACCCGTGGCGGCCTGCTGGTTTCCCAGCGCGGCGCCAACGGCGGTTACAGCCTGGCTCGCGATCCCGAGGCGATCAGTGCCGTCGACGTCATTGACGCCATCGAAGGCCCGGTCGGCCTGACGGCCTGTTCGCAGGACGATGGCGCCTGCGACCTGGAAAGCCATTGCCATATTGGCTCGTCCTGGCAGCGCATCAATGGCGCCATTCGCAACGCACTGAAAGACGTCTCGCTGCGCGACCTGGCCGAACCGGAATCGCTGACACCGCCGACCGTAAGGCTCGGCAAGCGGCAATTGAACGCACTGAACATACCAATCAAGGTGGAATCCTGATGTCCACGGACAATGCAGAAGTCAAAGCGCATCTCAAGAAAGAGTACGAGCACGGCTGGAGTACGGATATCGAATCCGAGACCCTGCCGCCCGGACTCGACGAGGATGTGATTCGCCACATCTCGGCCATCAAGGGCGAGCCCGAGTTCATGCTCGAGTTCCGCCTCAAGGCATTGCGCCACTGGTTCGAGATGAAGGAACCGCACTGGCAGAAGCCGGAGTTCCCGTTGCCGGACTACCAGTCGATTTCCTATTACTCCGCGCCCAAGTCGGAGAAGGACAAGCCGCAAAGCCTGGACGAGGTGGATCCCAAGCTGCTGGAAACCTACGACAAGCTGGGCGTTCCGCTGCACGAGCGCGCGCGGCTTGCCGGTGTCGCAGTCGATGCGGTGTTCGATTCGGTCTCGGTCGCAACCACCTTCAAGGACAAGCTGGC
This portion of the Gammaproteobacteria bacterium genome encodes:
- a CDS encoding nuclease-related domain-containing protein; the protein is MSTENVFFVLAGYPVRWQELVLGLVLLLALLVAGFRYWRWYSSTPQRIRRALKEISHDMMEDFFLADGLGGHIHIDVLLLTNRGLLVLDLKDVEGAVFGADHMDEWVLIAGNRRHGFPNPLYALHDRIATVRMHAKDTHAEGYVVFTESARFEKGVPSETVVLDHLVETVGPAGDDYPQAFSDSWRALRNLAEQAQEETRPPA
- the rarD gene encoding EamA family transporter RarD, coding for MTLRKPQDETRTGVMYALLCYGLWGFTPLYFKAIDYVPALEMLAHRVVWSAVFLAILLWLKGRFHEIRPLVTDFSQLRWLLVSSLLISANWGLYIYTVMSGQILQASLGYYINPLVSVLLGMLFLKEGLRPVQWLAVLLAVGGTLNLAISYGEVPWLALALAFSFGFYGLVRKMAPAGPLVGLLVETLLVTPIALLYLAWLAEQGSGLFLAKDTYTDGMLLAAAFVTALPLLWFTNGAKRLRLSTMGLFQYIAPTMQFLLAVWLFKETFTVAHGVTFVLIWSALLIYTGDILRMQARLRHAPASAAK
- a CDS encoding SUF system Fe-S cluster assembly regulator; protein product: MLRLSKMTDYGTVVLAHMARTPDAVLTAADVAEATRVAAPTVSKLLKLLTRGGLLVSQRGANGGYSLARDPEAISAVDVIDAIEGPVGLTACSQDDGACDLESHCHIGSSWQRINGAIRNALKDVSLRDLAEPESLTPPTVRLGKRQLNALNIPIKVES